The following are from one region of the Bacteroidota bacterium genome:
- a CDS encoding peptide MFS transporter: MTDTTSKGHPKGLYLLFATEMWERFNFYGMRAILSLFLINALAYSDAESSVIYGGFLGLCYLTPMLGGFISDRYLGNRACIQLGGLTMGLGQLLLFVSASLYASNLETARMVMWVALGVIIMGNGFFKPNISSMVGSLYPKGDNRLDSAFTIFYMGINLGALIGNAICSIVGDVKVDGVRDISAFKWGFLAAGLAMFLGVIIFYVWKNKFIRTPEGNPIGARPDHKNTPAAEQAKFAPTSIALWAGIAIVLINVFHFLVGQNWIYSFIYSSGLALAGLIITDKSLTKQERDRISVMYMVGFFVIFFWACFEQAGSSLTFIADKQTDTTLLGWTMPPTLVQNFNAIFVIALAPIFSVLWIMLNKRNLEPISPAKQAIGLAILSLGYLVIAFQVRDLGGAKLGVIWLIVMYLLHTIGELCLSPIGLSLVAKLAPARFSSLLMGVWFLSNASGYALAGTLGALIPQGPGEIAAASEKGIDLVAVLNKTITPTAEQLATLKELKISSVYPSFAGFELHNLYEFFMVFVILSGVAAVLLFALVPLMKKLMHGVR, from the coding sequence ATGACTGACACAACCTCTAAAGGCCATCCCAAAGGGCTTTATCTGCTGTTTGCCACCGAAATGTGGGAGCGCTTCAATTTCTACGGAATGCGCGCCATTCTTTCGCTGTTTCTGATTAATGCGTTAGCGTATTCAGATGCCGAATCTTCTGTTATTTATGGTGGTTTTCTTGGTCTTTGCTACTTAACCCCGATGCTTGGCGGATTTATTTCCGACCGCTATCTGGGCAACCGTGCGTGCATTCAGCTGGGCGGTTTAACAATGGGTCTGGGACAGTTGCTGCTGTTTGTTTCGGCTTCGCTCTATGCTTCAAACCTCGAAACAGCCCGAATGGTTATGTGGGTTGCATTGGGTGTAATTATTATGGGTAACGGCTTTTTCAAACCCAACATTTCATCCATGGTGGGCAGCCTTTATCCCAAAGGCGATAACCGTCTTGACTCAGCCTTCACCATTTTCTACATGGGTATCAACCTCGGCGCACTTATTGGTAATGCAATTTGTTCGATTGTAGGTGATGTGAAAGTGGATGGCGTGCGCGATATTTCGGCCTTCAAATGGGGATTCCTTGCGGCAGGTTTGGCCATGTTCCTCGGGGTAATTATTTTCTATGTGTGGAAAAACAAATTCATCCGCACACCCGAAGGAAACCCGATTGGCGCCCGTCCTGATCACAAAAATACACCCGCTGCCGAACAGGCCAAGTTTGCTCCGACAAGCATTGCACTCTGGGCCGGTATTGCAATTGTTCTGATCAATGTATTTCACTTTTTGGTAGGTCAGAACTGGATTTACTCGTTCATTTACAGCAGCGGTCTTGCGCTTGCCGGATTGATCATTACCGATAAATCGCTCACCAAACAGGAACGCGACCGTATTTCGGTAATGTATATGGTAGGATTCTTTGTAATCTTCTTCTGGGCTTGTTTTGAGCAGGCCGGTTCTTCGCTCACCTTCATTGCCGATAAGCAAACAGACACTACGCTGCTTGGCTGGACCATGCCGCCCACACTGGTGCAGAACTTCAATGCTATTTTCGTAATTGCGCTGGCGCCAATTTTTAGTGTATTGTGGATTATGCTGAACAAGCGTAACCTCGAACCCATTTCTCCTGCCAAGCAGGCTATTGGTCTTGCCATTCTTTCGCTGGGCTATCTGGTTATAGCCTTCCAGGTGCGCGATCTTGGCGGTGCAAAACTTGGTGTGATCTGGCTTATTGTAATGTATCTGCTTCACACCATCGGCGAACTTTGCCTCTCGCCCATTGGTCTTTCGCTGGTAGCCAAATTGGCTCCGGCCCGTTTCTCATCGCTGCTCATGGGTGTATGGTTCCTTTCAAACGCATCAGGTTATGCGCTGGCTGGTACTTTGGGAGCACTCATCCCGCAAGGTCCCGGCGAAATTGCTGCGGCTTCAGAAAAAGGTATTGATCTGGTGGCTGTTCTCAACAAAACCATTACGCCTACTGCCGAACAGCTTGCCACGCTCAAGGAACTCAAAATTTCCAGTGTTTATCCGAGCTTTGCCGGCTTCGAACTTCATAACCTGTATGAGTTTTTCATGGTATTCGTTATTCTCTCGGGCGTTGCAGCCGTACTGCTGTTTGCGCTTGTGCCGCTTATGAAAAAACTCATGCACGGCGTTCGCTAA
- a CDS encoding oligopeptide transporter, OPT family gives MSNVFKPYVNDGTLMAEFTPRAIILGCIFGVLFGAANVYLALKAGLTVSASIPIAVMAISIGRKALRTTILENNIIQTTGSAGESIASGVVFTLPAFLFLSADASGEVFFNYWTIFALAVIGGLLGTLMMIPLRRSLIVQEHETLPYPEGTACAQVLIAGDKGGQFARTAYLGLAAAGVYALLQKFFHFIADVPGYLVSQTNKFMPSARIDAEITPEYLGVGYIIGPRISGQLVAGGVLAWLALIPLLAFLVPADVIAAQLVKLGYLESLTTAGGAGGWDPLTHHFADTAEAVYKAFVRQIGAGAVAAGGFITLFKTFPTIVRSFRQSLAAIRGGKANTETRRTENDLSIKVTLYGCLALVALITVLPVIPGDTLLGKLLIGILVIVFGFFFVTVSSRIVGIIGSSNSPVSGMTIATIMGTALVFIAFGLTGKAYEPMVLVVGGLICIAAANAGNTSQDLKTGFLIGATPRAQQLALFIGAIVSTFVVGFVVHLLDTPTAAQQAEGINHAIGNTYAAPQATLMATLIKGLLGNGLDWQYVMVGVFLAVTVELCGVNALSFAVGAYLPLSTTLPIFAGGCVKGVVDWNAKRKKQEPEEGELGRGSLFATGLVAGGALMGVLAAALSVWPASADVLAKLDLSESMKNALGSGGYMLLGALCFVALGVILFRVAVKKDAHKE, from the coding sequence ATGAGCAATGTTTTCAAGCCTTATGTAAACGATGGCACGCTGATGGCCGAGTTTACGCCCCGTGCCATTATTCTTGGCTGCATCTTCGGCGTATTGTTTGGCGCGGCCAATGTGTATCTGGCACTGAAAGCCGGACTCACAGTGTCGGCATCCATTCCCATTGCCGTAATGGCTATTTCCATTGGCCGTAAAGCGTTGCGCACCACCATTCTGGAAAACAACATTATCCAGACCACCGGTTCGGCGGGCGAATCCATTGCTTCAGGCGTGGTGTTTACCTTGCCTGCATTCCTTTTCCTCAGTGCGGATGCCAGCGGGGAAGTGTTTTTCAATTACTGGACCATTTTTGCGCTGGCCGTAATTGGCGGTTTGCTTGGCACGCTGATGATGATTCCGCTGCGCCGCTCGCTCATTGTACAGGAGCACGAAACACTTCCCTACCCCGAAGGCACGGCCTGCGCGCAGGTGCTCATTGCCGGCGACAAAGGCGGGCAGTTTGCACGCACGGCTTACCTTGGTCTGGCCGCTGCCGGTGTGTATGCCCTGCTGCAAAAATTCTTTCACTTTATTGCCGATGTACCCGGCTATCTGGTGAGTCAGACCAACAAATTCATGCCCTCGGCCCGCATTGATGCAGAGATTACGCCCGAGTATCTTGGCGTGGGCTACATTATCGGGCCGCGTATTTCGGGGCAGCTGGTGGCGGGCGGTGTGCTGGCCTGGCTGGCGTTGATTCCGCTGCTGGCGTTCCTTGTGCCGGCCGATGTAATTGCCGCGCAGCTGGTAAAACTCGGCTACCTCGAAAGCCTTACCACAGCTGGCGGTGCTGGCGGCTGGGATCCGCTTACCCACCATTTTGCCGATACTGCCGAGGCGGTGTACAAAGCCTTTGTACGCCAGATTGGCGCGGGCGCGGTGGCAGCGGGTGGCTTCATTACGCTTTTCAAAACATTTCCTACCATTGTTCGCTCCTTCCGCCAAAGCCTCGCAGCCATCCGCGGCGGAAAGGCAAACACCGAAACCCGCCGCACCGAAAACGATCTTTCTATCAAGGTAACGCTCTACGGCTGCCTAGCACTGGTGGCACTCATTACCGTGCTGCCTGTAATTCCGGGCGATACACTGCTCGGTAAACTGCTTATTGGCATCCTCGTAATTGTATTCGGCTTTTTCTTCGTCACCGTATCAAGCCGCATTGTTGGCATTATCGGCAGCAGCAACAGTCCGGTGTCGGGCATGACCATAGCCACCATTATGGGTACGGCCCTGGTGTTTATTGCCTTTGGATTAACCGGCAAAGCCTATGAGCCCATGGTGCTGGTGGTGGGCGGACTGATTTGCATTGCGGCGGCCAACGCGGGCAATACGTCGCAGGATCTGAAAACAGGCTTTCTCATTGGCGCCACGCCGCGTGCCCAGCAGCTTGCATTGTTTATTGGCGCCATCGTATCCACATTTGTGGTCGGTTTTGTTGTGCATCTGCTCGATACGCCCACAGCTGCACAGCAGGCTGAAGGAATTAACCACGCCATAGGCAATACGTACGCTGCACCGCAGGCTACACTTATGGCTACGCTCATTAAAGGCTTGCTCGGCAACGGCCTCGACTGGCAGTATGTAATGGTGGGCGTGTTTCTGGCCGTTACGGTGGAGCTTTGCGGGGTAAACGCGCTTTCATTTGCCGTAGGTGCTTACCTGCCGCTTTCCACCACACTGCCCATATTTGCCGGTGGCTGCGTAAAAGGTGTGGTTGACTGGAACGCCAAACGTAAAAAGCAGGAACCCGAAGAAGGCGAACTTGGCCGCGGCAGCCTCTTTGCCACCGGACTTGTGGCCGGCGGAGCACTTATGGGCGTACTGGCCGCCGCACTGAGTGTATGGCCCGCCAGTGCTGATGTACTTGCGAAACTCGACCTGTCGGAAAGTATGAAAAATGCTTTGGGCAGCGGCGGTTATATGCTGCTGGGGGCTTTGTGCTTTGTGGCATTGGGTGTTATCCTGTTCCGCGTGGCCGTTAAAAAAGATGCGCACAAGGAGTAA
- a CDS encoding DUF255 domain-containing protein — protein MKLNKFRLVLLAGAASALTLTAFTLNNHPQQTPAAKPQTATAAHVEWISIEEAQKRCEKEPRRIFIDFTTSWCGWCKVMDQNTFSNPVIAAYMNKNFYCVSFNAETSDTVTFNGQQFFNRNPGTPRSPHDFAIAVLRGQMSYPSYGIFNKARNSVSILQGYMAPEQFEPYLHYYAEEKESVMAYADFLKTFKSELPPAPQNKTAAPGH, from the coding sequence ATGAAACTGAACAAATTTCGCCTTGTATTGCTGGCCGGTGCGGCCTCTGCACTTACACTTACTGCTTTTACGCTCAATAATCATCCGCAGCAAACACCCGCCGCCAAACCACAAACTGCCACTGCCGCACACGTAGAATGGATTTCGATTGAAGAAGCCCAGAAACGCTGCGAAAAAGAACCTCGCCGCATTTTTATCGACTTCACCACAAGCTGGTGTGGCTGGTGTAAGGTGATGGATCAGAACACGTTCTCAAACCCGGTTATTGCGGCTTACATGAACAAAAACTTCTACTGCGTAAGTTTCAATGCCGAAACCAGCGATACCGTAACCTTCAACGGCCAGCAGTTTTTTAACCGCAATCCCGGCACACCACGCAGTCCGCACGATTTTGCCATAGCCGTACTGCGCGGACAGATGTCATACCCCAGCTACGGCATCTTCAACAAAGCACGCAACTCGGTGTCTATTCTGCAGGGCTACATGGCCCCCGAACAGTTTGAACCTTACCTGCACTACTACGCCGAGGAAAAAGAAAGCGTAATGGCCTATGCCGACTTTCTCAAAACCTTCAAAAGCGAATTACCACCGGCTCCGCAAAACAAAACCGCCGCACCCGGCCATTAA
- a CDS encoding site-specific DNA-methyltransferase, with protein MRNSGIKKQKYKITTVEQAKTVSRNFLKTIELDKAIDFGLPEIDDRYHIWRVPVKSKSNENIGEIVIDAFTTLIIEKKTTNKKVLESRLLGRKNGTEVKNKGNNIPKISNLRNTIGLGDCEILLKETPSESIDLVFTSPPYYNARPEYVEYLSYEEYLLKIRKIIHQAHRVLNEGRFFVINISPVLIRRASRNEASKRIAVPFDFHRIFIEEGFEFVDDIHWVKPEGAGWATGRGRRFAADRNPLQYKPVPVTEYILVYRKQTDKLIDWHIRKHPDPNTIESSKIKDGYETTNLWKIHPSYNKKHPAVFPLDLAEKVIQYYSFKNDVILDPFAGTGTTGKAAVKNGRRFVLFEQEEEYMNLIKEDVFNWLQKDTEKINWINTEAPKSRQRYLNL; from the coding sequence ATGAGAAATAGCGGTATTAAGAAACAGAAATACAAGATTACAACCGTTGAACAGGCAAAGACTGTTTCTCGTAATTTCTTGAAAACAATAGAACTCGATAAAGCTATTGACTTTGGACTTCCAGAAATAGATGACAGATATCACATTTGGAGAGTTCCGGTTAAATCGAAGAGTAACGAAAATATCGGCGAGATTGTTATTGATGCATTTACGACATTAATTATCGAGAAAAAGACAACCAATAAGAAAGTTCTCGAATCAAGACTCTTGGGAAGAAAAAATGGCACAGAAGTAAAAAACAAAGGAAATAATATCCCGAAAATTTCAAATCTAAGAAATACAATCGGTCTAGGAGACTGCGAAATTCTATTAAAAGAAACTCCAAGCGAATCGATTGATTTGGTTTTTACTTCACCTCCGTATTACAATGCCAGACCTGAATACGTTGAATATTTATCTTATGAAGAATATCTGCTAAAAATCAGAAAAATCATTCATCAAGCTCACAGGGTTTTGAATGAAGGGCGATTCTTCGTAATAAATATTTCACCCGTTCTAATAAGACGTGCTTCAAGAAATGAAGCATCAAAAAGGATTGCAGTTCCTTTTGACTTCCACAGAATATTCATAGAAGAAGGTTTTGAATTTGTCGATGATATTCATTGGGTTAAGCCGGAAGGTGCAGGATGGGCTACAGGACGTGGAAGAAGATTTGCCGCAGATAGGAACCCATTACAGTATAAACCAGTACCTGTAACTGAATACATTCTTGTTTATAGAAAACAAACAGATAAACTAATTGATTGGCACATTAGAAAGCATCCCGACCCAAACACTATTGAATCATCAAAAATTAAAGATGGTTATGAAACAACTAATCTTTGGAAAATACATCCATCATATAATAAGAAGCATCCTGCAGTTTTTCCCTTGGATCTTGCAGAAAAGGTAATCCAATATTACTCTTTTAAAAACGATGTAATTCTGGATCCATTCGCAGGAACAGGTACAACGGGAAAAGCAGCCGTAAAAAACGGTAGACGATTTGTACTTTTTGAACAAGAAGAAGAATATATGAATCTTATTAAAGAAGATGTGTTTAATTGGTTACAAAAGGATACAGAAAAAATAAATTGGATTAACACCGAAGCCCCAAAAAGCAGACAACGGTATTTAAATCTTTAA
- a CDS encoding CfrBI family restriction endonuclease, whose translation MSNKKLLSSQIPEIGRNLTKFTGKELIDRVGNDVINEVVTSILCGGNVRTLTEGLTQRRILISNASLFLTYLKGSKLFENFESNFNSIIINELTENKLKSEEKIFLQWFIGLTGKSIQNVLRSNPDEIEKHLREFDERLKESSVEIIKEIGDISTTITIDKRNYLLKWPSLLKIFYAIGTQTLAIRGSEKSMYGKLFEKLILGSVLQILGFKQIDPKTSNQSKMVFWLSQRENKRESDATILIKPGIGARFDLGFIGPGNSEISLDKVSRFEKEMSHGRQLHYMSTIILVDRIGDGSRITEMAKEINGTIIQMSMTYWVKEVAQILSEKLGFKHPILNMKADQSIEFIESEMKEVDLKKFMD comes from the coding sequence ATGAGTAATAAAAAATTGTTATCAAGTCAGATTCCTGAAATTGGACGTAACCTTACAAAATTCACTGGTAAGGAACTTATCGACAGAGTTGGAAATGATGTGATAAATGAAGTAGTAACATCAATATTATGTGGGGGGAATGTCAGAACTTTAACTGAAGGCTTAACTCAAAGACGAATATTAATTTCGAATGCTTCGCTTTTCCTTACATATCTTAAGGGCTCGAAGCTATTTGAAAATTTTGAGTCTAACTTCAATTCGATAATTATTAATGAACTCACTGAAAACAAACTAAAATCAGAAGAGAAAATTTTCCTTCAATGGTTCATTGGTTTGACTGGAAAAAGTATTCAAAATGTACTAAGGAGCAACCCTGATGAAATTGAAAAACATTTAAGAGAATTTGATGAACGATTGAAAGAATCGTCTGTTGAAATCATCAAAGAGATCGGTGATATTAGCACTACTATAACTATTGATAAAAGGAATTATCTTTTAAAGTGGCCATCTCTTCTAAAAATATTTTATGCTATTGGAACGCAAACTTTGGCAATTCGTGGAAGTGAAAAATCAATGTATGGAAAACTATTTGAGAAATTAATACTTGGATCTGTATTACAAATTCTTGGTTTTAAGCAAATTGACCCTAAAACTAGCAATCAATCAAAAATGGTATTTTGGCTTTCACAAAGAGAAAATAAGCGTGAAAGTGATGCAACTATTCTAATAAAACCAGGTATTGGAGCTAGATTTGACCTTGGTTTTATTGGACCAGGTAACAGTGAGATTTCTCTTGATAAAGTTTCTAGGTTTGAAAAAGAAATGAGCCATGGCAGGCAGCTCCACTATATGTCTACTATTATTTTAGTAGATAGAATTGGGGATGGGAGCAGAATTACAGAAATGGCTAAAGAAATAAATGGCACCATCATTCAAATGAGTATGACCTATTGGGTAAAAGAAGTGGCTCAAATTCTATCTGAAAAACTTGGCTTTAAACACCCTATTTTGAATATGAAAGCCGATCAAAGCATAGAGTTTATTGAGAGCGAAATGAAAGAGGTTGATCTTAAAAAATTCATGGATTAG
- a CDS encoding glycosyltransferase, producing the protein MATDKLVIAYAGSLAYFDPAKYASKSLLSRMFGTYQVDNLDISTRSAYYLFAGLKHLLQQHPEYAQKITLHFWGAIDKRTAAQAVKMGVEACVQIESYKAKADSLHTLQQADVLFLPLETEKSGQRPLFIPGKLYEYLATGKPVLAVAGASDCTDILRSAGTGIIVDPFDAAAIAAALKGLCDNKQRLGEIYRVNEDVVKEYSFDVIAGKMVGVFEKVLKG; encoded by the coding sequence ATGGCTACTGATAAACTGGTTATTGCGTATGCCGGCAGTCTGGCGTATTTCGATCCGGCGAAGTATGCCTCAAAAAGCCTGCTCAGCCGTATGTTTGGCACGTATCAGGTTGATAATCTTGATATCAGCACCCGTTCGGCCTATTACCTTTTTGCGGGGCTGAAACATTTGCTGCAGCAACATCCTGAATACGCGCAAAAAATAACACTGCATTTCTGGGGCGCGATTGATAAACGTACAGCGGCACAAGCTGTAAAAATGGGTGTGGAGGCATGTGTGCAAATAGAAAGCTACAAAGCCAAAGCCGATTCGCTGCACACACTGCAACAGGCCGATGTGCTTTTTCTTCCGCTTGAAACCGAAAAAAGCGGGCAGCGTCCGCTATTCATTCCCGGCAAACTTTACGAATATCTGGCTACCGGTAAACCCGTGCTGGCCGTGGCCGGCGCGTCAGACTGTACCGATATTTTACGCAGTGCAGGAACGGGTATTATCGTAGATCCGTTTGATGCAGCAGCCATTGCCGCTGCGCTTAAAGGACTTTGCGACAATAAGCAGCGGCTTGGTGAAATTTACCGGGTGAATGAAGATGTAGTGAAGGAGTATTCGTTTGATGTGATTGCGGGGAAAATGGTTGGGGTGTTTGAGAAGGTGTTGAAGGGGTGA
- a CDS encoding glycosyltransferase, whose protein sequence is MEPVLFIAHHFPPMGGPGTHRSLQLVKRLPALGFRPIVITITENDVRSGPYAVDESLLAQLPPEALIIRVATGEPRKFKRLMMKWRLYRFFWFFGYAWLYESSARWPARLLPVARKLVREHGIKLVYTSSGPYSALFAGRALQKDGLRWVADLRDPYSDAYAWQWPSKLHWKISRRVEEKLLSLPDQLIVNTPETAALYRKRGFISPERLTVLTNGY, encoded by the coding sequence ATGGAGCCGGTGTTGTTCATTGCGCATCATTTTCCGCCCATGGGCGGGCCCGGCACACACCGTTCGCTGCAACTGGTAAAAAGACTTCCCGCACTCGGCTTCCGTCCAATAGTAATTACGATTACCGAAAACGATGTACGCAGCGGTCCGTATGCAGTTGACGAAAGCCTGCTTGCACAGCTTCCGCCCGAAGCATTGATAATTCGTGTAGCCACCGGTGAGCCACGCAAATTTAAACGCCTTATGATGAAGTGGCGGCTTTATCGTTTCTTCTGGTTTTTCGGTTATGCGTGGCTTTATGAATCATCGGCCCGCTGGCCGGCCAGACTTTTGCCTGTGGCGCGAAAGCTGGTGCGCGAACATGGCATCAAACTCGTGTACACCAGCTCCGGACCTTACAGTGCGCTCTTTGCCGGGCGTGCCTTGCAAAAAGACGGCTTGCGCTGGGTGGCTGATTTGCGCGATCCGTATTCCGATGCCTACGCCTGGCAATGGCCGTCGAAACTGCATTGGAAAATTTCGCGCAGGGTAGAGGAGAAGCTGCTTTCGTTGCCCGATCAGCTCATTGTAAATACACCAGAAACAGCTGCGCTTTACCGCAAGCGAGGTTTCATCAGTCCCGAACGTTTAACCGTGCTTACCAATGGCTACTGA
- a CDS encoding adenylyltransferase/cytidyltransferase family protein: MKIGFTCGVFDLFHAGHVLMLEECRAHCDYLIVALNTAENINPQINPGKNKPVFTIEERVKIMQAVKFVDEVMTYSSEDELLEILKTKNIGIRFLGDDYKGKPITGADLSMDFYYTDRSHGLSTSGYLARIRERFSGDSKN, translated from the coding sequence ATGAAAATTGGTTTTACATGTGGCGTTTTTGACCTTTTTCACGCAGGCCATGTGCTCATGCTTGAAGAATGCCGTGCACATTGCGATTACCTGATTGTGGCGCTCAACACGGCCGAAAACATCAATCCGCAAATCAATCCCGGCAAAAACAAACCCGTTTTTACAATCGAAGAACGGGTTAAAATTATGCAGGCCGTGAAGTTTGTGGATGAAGTAATGACCTACAGCAGCGAAGACGAACTGCTTGAAATACTGAAGACCAAAAATATCGGCATCCGCTTTCTGGGCGATGATTACAAAGGAAAGCCCATTACCGGTGCTGATTTGTCGATGGATTTTTATTATACCGACCGCAGCCACGGACTTTCCACCAGCGGCTACCTTGCCCGCATACGCGAACGGTTTTCAGGCGACTCAAAAAACTGA
- a CDS encoding NAD-dependent epimerase/dehydratase family protein yields the protein MTERVLITGVAGFIGSNLLDVLLAETNWQIDGIDNLSTGTKANIAHALGNPRFTFTEADLATLTTLQPYTKVFHLAALPRIQPSFEYIGEHITANVTRAMHLVELMIKENHYPRLIYSGSSAIYGTPDHIPTTENESVKCLSPYAFQKYEVEKYLEILAERYPLNYVTLRYFNPYGPRSFNPANAFNAYSSVIGIFLNRHKNGQALLVTGNGTQRRDFIHVHDLALANLAAATHPHKLNTAFNVGFGDTFAVLDVAKMISDNIEFIAKREGEADVTYADTAKAREILGWQPRYKLSDYLKNELGKA from the coding sequence TCGATGTGCTGCTGGCCGAAACAAACTGGCAGATCGACGGAATTGATAACCTGAGCACAGGCACAAAAGCCAATATTGCGCATGCACTTGGCAATCCGCGCTTCACATTTACCGAAGCCGATCTTGCCACACTCACCACACTTCAACCTTACACCAAAGTATTCCATCTGGCCGCATTGCCACGTATTCAGCCCAGTTTCGAATACATTGGCGAACACATTACCGCAAACGTAACGCGGGCTATGCATCTGGTGGAATTAATGATTAAAGAAAATCATTATCCCCGTCTTATTTACAGCGGCTCCAGTGCCATTTACGGCACACCCGATCATATTCCCACCACCGAAAACGAATCAGTAAAATGCCTTAGTCCGTATGCGTTTCAGAAATACGAGGTAGAGAAGTATCTCGAAATTCTGGCCGAACGTTATCCGCTCAATTATGTGACGCTGCGCTATTTCAATCCGTATGGTCCGCGCAGTTTCAATCCGGCCAACGCATTTAACGCATACAGCAGTGTAATCGGCATTTTCCTGAACCGCCATAAAAACGGACAGGCCTTGCTGGTAACCGGCAACGGCACACAGCGCCGCGATTTCATCCATGTGCATGATCTGGCGCTGGCTAATCTGGCGGCAGCCACACATCCGCACAAACTCAACACCGCATTTAACGTAGGCTTTGGCGATACGTTTGCCGTGCTTGACGTGGCGAAAATGATTTCGGATAATATTGAATTCATTGCCAAACGCGAAGGCGAAGCCGATGTAACCTATGCCGACACGGCAAAAGCCCGCGAAATATTAGGCTGGCAGCCAAGATATAAATTGAGCGATTATCTCAAAAACGAACTGGGCAAAGCATGA